The proteins below come from a single Alkalispirillum mobile genomic window:
- a CDS encoding NfeD family protein — protein MEFLSEVAAWQVWVALALLILAGDLLLFGGALSAGGGILPILAGGAVGAFVATLLGLGFVGQLAGVSIGMGVAAGLFLWLGRAWTGRSERNAPADDRITGKAHQVIEHNGQLGVRLLGDFFPIETQGTEVSEGDTVEVIEFQGIRAVVRRTDPEA, from the coding sequence ATGGAGTTTCTGTCAGAGGTGGCCGCATGGCAGGTCTGGGTTGCACTGGCCCTATTAATACTGGCCGGCGATCTGCTGTTGTTCGGTGGGGCGCTGTCGGCCGGGGGCGGTATTTTGCCGATTCTCGCCGGGGGTGCGGTTGGCGCCTTTGTGGCCACGCTGCTAGGCCTTGGTTTTGTCGGCCAGCTCGCCGGGGTATCAATCGGCATGGGGGTGGCGGCGGGGTTGTTCCTTTGGCTCGGCCGCGCCTGGACAGGGCGGTCGGAGCGGAATGCCCCCGCGGACGATCGCATCACTGGTAAGGCTCACCAAGTAATTGAGCACAATGGGCAACTGGGCGTGCGGCTGCTGGGCGACTTTTTCCCAATAGAGACCCAGGGAACGGAGGTGTCTGAAGGGGACACGGTAGAAGTGATCGAGTTTCAGGGTATCCGGGCGGTAGTGCGCCGCACGGATCCCGA